One region of Streptomyces davaonensis JCM 4913 genomic DNA includes:
- a CDS encoding protein phosphatase 2C domain-containing protein: MRTELVSEPGDPARPNEDFASVGLPASGQGGTVVVLDGVTPPQGGTGCLHSVPWFTARLGGALTELTVSLPDVPLADALSAALARTADAHRETCDLSHPRTPQATVVVVRWSPGSVEYLILSDSALLVEAPDGTVTPYLDDRLSRLPRSALATDAMVDADLRNKEGGFFTAAADPSVAQRAVTGTLPRSGVRALAALTDGATRWVEKFGAGDWGDLFDVVRKEGAQALVDRVRALELADTERRFLRRGKTHDDATVVFVEF; encoded by the coding sequence ATGCGCACTGAACTTGTTTCGGAACCGGGCGATCCCGCCCGCCCCAACGAGGACTTCGCGAGCGTCGGACTCCCCGCTTCCGGACAGGGCGGCACCGTGGTCGTCCTGGACGGCGTGACGCCGCCGCAGGGCGGGACCGGCTGTCTGCATTCCGTCCCCTGGTTCACCGCGCGGCTCGGCGGGGCACTGACCGAACTGACCGTTTCACTCCCGGATGTTCCGCTCGCCGACGCCCTGTCGGCTGCCCTCGCGCGTACCGCCGATGCGCACCGGGAAACCTGTGACCTTTCTCACCCGCGCACCCCACAGGCAACGGTCGTCGTCGTCCGCTGGTCGCCCGGGTCCGTGGAGTACCTGATCCTGTCGGACTCGGCCCTCCTGGTGGAGGCGCCCGACGGCACGGTCACGCCGTATCTCGACGACCGGCTCTCCCGGCTGCCCCGGTCCGCCCTGGCCACGGACGCGATGGTCGACGCGGATCTGCGCAACAAGGAGGGCGGCTTCTTCACGGCCGCCGCCGATCCCTCGGTGGCGCAGCGGGCGGTGACCGGGACCCTGCCCCGTTCCGGTGTCCGCGCCCTCGCCGCGCTCACGGACGGTGCGACGCGCTGGGTGGAGAAGTTCGGCGCCGGGGACTGGGGCGACCTCTTCGACGTCGTACGCAAGGAGGGGGCGCAGGCGCTGGTCGACCGGGTGCGGGCGCTGGAACTCGCGGACACCGAGCGGCGGTTCCTGCGCCGGGGCAAGACGCATGACGACGCGACCGTGGTGTTCGTGGAGTTCTGA
- a CDS encoding MarR family winged helix-turn-helix transcriptional regulator yields the protein MREDGNGDGRGVGSGVSAGLPGEPGPGTEQPEFLSLERELTVLLRRARASQGEMAREVHPDLESAAYGLLIRLDECGRQRATELAAYIGVGKATMSRQLRALEDLGLVAREPDPADGRAWLVHLTEEGRRRVGKVRNARRARYARRLSGWDPREVSELARLLNQLNQEMEG from the coding sequence GTGCGCGAAGACGGAAACGGCGACGGCCGAGGGGTCGGATCCGGGGTGTCCGCCGGACTTCCCGGGGAGCCAGGTCCCGGCACCGAACAGCCCGAGTTCCTCTCCCTGGAGCGGGAGTTGACCGTGCTGCTGCGGCGCGCCCGAGCCAGCCAGGGCGAGATGGCCCGGGAGGTCCACCCCGACCTGGAGTCCGCCGCGTACGGCCTGCTGATCCGCCTCGACGAGTGCGGCCGCCAACGCGCGACCGAGCTCGCCGCCTACATCGGCGTCGGCAAGGCCACCATGTCCCGTCAGCTGCGCGCCCTGGAGGACCTCGGTCTGGTCGCCCGCGAGCCCGACCCCGCCGACGGCCGCGCCTGGCTGGTCCACCTCACCGAGGAGGGCCGCCGCCGGGTCGGCAAGGTGCGCAACGCCCGCCGAGCCCGCTACGCCCGCCGCCTGTCCGGCTGGGACCCCCGAGAGGTCTCGGAACTGGCCCGCCTGCTCAACCAGTTGAACCAGGAGATGGAGGGCTAG